The Synchiropus splendidus isolate RoL2022-P1 chromosome 1, RoL_Sspl_1.0, whole genome shotgun sequence genome includes a window with the following:
- the atpaf1 gene encoding ATP synthase mitochondrial F1 complex assembly factor 1: MWLQSDGNMAAALLQMSCLYRGMLAVRAAGIRPLIPGLVPSHFRAFSVRKEPELEENPYYSKYQEKIQKLRSSKPQEFKARVDKRHEAKKEVLGSSGQAEFIRLVEEELEKRDKMAASGVESGFTKNKTLGSILNMEMIQDKSGDEIAELWMKYYSTKDTVSAVIPAQTYDIISGRAASCPMFLFAVPQKEGYEFYVGQWSGHELHFTSLINIQTRGENAPSQLILYHYPELKDSKNVVLMTAELDPKFVTVHQAQCLANQVQLFYGTQRQETFRLVETFNHSPADFKHMSVIAELEQSGLGGAAP, translated from the exons ATGTGGCTCCAGAGCGATGGCAACATGGCGGCCGCTCTGCTGCAGATGTCATGTTTGTATCGCGGGATGTTAGCGGTCAGAGCGGCCGGGATTCGACCGCTCATTCCCGGCCTGGTCCCGTCACACTTCCGGGCCTTCTCTGTCCGAAAGGAgccggagctggaggagaatccGTATTACAGCAAATATCAGGAGAAGATCCAGAAGCTGCGGAG CTCCAAACCTCAGGAGTTTAAAGCACGGGTGGACAAGCGTCATGAGGCGAAGAAGGAAGTCCTGGGCTCCTCCGGACAGGCCGAGTTCATCaggctggtggaggaggag ctggagaagagagacaaGATGGCGGCCAGCGGGGTAGAAAGTGGCTTCACCAAAAACAAG ACGCTGGGTTCCATCCTCAACATGGAGATGATCCAGGACAAGAGTGGAGATGAGATCGCTGAG ctgtGGATGAAATATTACTCCACCAAAGACACCGTCAGCGCCGTCATCCCG GCGCAGACGTATGACATCATCTCTGGCCGCGCGGCGTCCTGCCCCATG TTCCTGTTCGCGGTGCCTCAGAAGGAGGGCTACGAGTTCTACGTGGGTCAGTGGTCCGGGCACGAGCTCCACTTCACCTCCCTCATCAACATCCAG ACCCGGGGTGAGAACGCCCCGAGTCAGCTCATCCTCTACCACTACCCCGAGCTCAAGGACTCCAAGAACGTGGTCCTCATGACGGCCGAGCTGGACCCCAAGTTTGTC ACCGTCCACCAGGCGCAGTGTTTGGCCAACCAGGTGCAGCTGTTCTACGGGACGCAGCGGCAGGAGACGTTCCGGCTGGTGGAGACGTTCAACCACAGTCCGGCTGACTTCAAGCATATGTCGGTGATCGCCGAGCTGGAGCAAAGCGGTCTGGGGGGCGCTGCCCCGTAG